The Paenibacillus amylolyticus genome contains the following window.
ACAACCACGCTCTATAACGGAGTCAAAATGCCATGGCTGGGTTTTGGGGTATTCAAAGTTAAAGACGGAGACGAAGTCGTTCATGCTGTCAAAACGGCCATTCAGGCCGGGTATCGCAGCATCGATACAGCCAAAGCGTATAACAATGAAACAGGTGTCGCTCAGGGTATTCGTGAATCTGGAATAGCTCGTGAGGATCTGTTCATTACCACCAAAGTATGGAATAGCGATCAGGGATATGAATCCACACTGGCCGCCTTCGAAGCCAGCATGGAACGACTCGAACTGGATTATCTGGATCTCTATCTCATCCACTGGCCGGTCAAAGGCAAGTACAAAGATACATGGAGAGCACTGGAGAAGCTCCACAAGGAAGGACGCATCCGCGCAATTGGCGTGAGCAATTTCCAGATTCATCACTTGGAAGACCTCATGATTGATGCCACGGTCAAACCTGCCGTCAATCAGGTGGAACTTCATCCGCTTTTGATTCAAACGGAGCTTCGGGAGTATTGCAACAAACACCAGATTCAGATCGAAGCCTGGTCTCCACTCGGACAAGGTCATCTGATGGATCATCCGTGGCTTCAGGACATCGCCGCCAAATACAGCAAGTCCCCCGCACAAGTCATTCTACGCTGGGATCTGCAGAACGGCATTGTAACGATACCGAAATCCGTTACGCCTGAGCGTATTCGCGCGAATGCCGATCTCTACGATTTTGAGTTAACTTCGGAAGAAATAGAGCAGATTAACGGCCTGAACGAGAACAAACGCTTTGGTTCCGACCCAGACAACTTTAATTTTTAATGACTTCATTCAAATCATGCCAAAGAATCCCGATTCGGATGCTTATGCACCTGGATCGGGATTTTTTTCTTATTCCTTATTTCGTATATCAGGTTCTATTCGCTTTTGGATACAAGCTTGAAATCATCAAAGTGGAAACCTGGCGCTACTACGCAAGTTACTAGGACAGGCTCATCGCCAAGCGGGCGTGCTGTCTGCCATACGCCGGCAGGAACGAGCACCTGTGGTGATTGCCCCGCAGCAATATCCATTCCCAGAACAAGAACTTCCTCGTTCTCCGGGTTCTCTCCATTGCCGCCCAGCTTCAGTTCAACCGGACTACCACTATGCCACAGCCAAAGCTCATCGGACAGAACGGTATGCCACTCGGAGATTTCATGTGCATGCAGCAGGAAATATGTGGAGCTTGCCGAGAATCGTGGACCGGAATACGTATCCGGCAGCACAGACTGTGGAATCTGATACGATGCCTTCCATTCTTCCTTATACCAACCGCCTTCAACGTGAGGCTGCGATATTGAGCGCAGCAACCAATGGCGATAATTCATGTGTCGTCATAACCTGATTCCTTCCTTCCAAATCATATTGGAGACACTCCTTCACCAGAGTTTCGCCTCTCTCCCCTTACTCTAAAACATCATGCAAGTTTTGTCACCTTGACAGCACACATGGCCCATGCCAGAATGCTTCACCCGGTATTCATGCAAGAGAATAAAGAAACATTCACCTACCCATGATAGCGTTTACAAAAAGATGGATTTTCCGTTATGATATGGATATCACTGTTAATCCGTGAAGCAGAGAGGAGCTGTATCATGAGTCTCATAGAGGATCGGATTGGACCCAAATATCGAATCGGTGAACATGCTTTCACCATTGAACATATGCGCAGACAAGACGGGAATGGCATGCCTCAGCCTCACGCTCATCCATTTTACGAATTGTATTATCTGCTCGAGGGAGAACGCGTCTATTCCATGAATGGTCAGATTCTGTCTGCTCGCAAGGGTGATTTCATTCTAATCAATCCACATGATGTACATACCACTTCCAAAGGAAGCATTCCGGGCTTCGAACGAATCCTAATCGGTTTTTCGCCTGCTTTTGCAACGGGGATGGAGCTCGGCATATGCGGTCTGCTGCCTTTTA
Protein-coding sequences here:
- a CDS encoding aldo/keto reductase; translated protein: MKHVQDTTTLYNGVKMPWLGFGVFKVKDGDEVVHAVKTAIQAGYRSIDTAKAYNNETGVAQGIRESGIAREDLFITTKVWNSDQGYESTLAAFEASMERLELDYLDLYLIHWPVKGKYKDTWRALEKLHKEGRIRAIGVSNFQIHHLEDLMIDATVKPAVNQVELHPLLIQTELREYCNKHQIQIEAWSPLGQGHLMDHPWLQDIAAKYSKSPAQVILRWDLQNGIVTIPKSVTPERIRANADLYDFELTSEEIEQINGLNENKRFGSDPDNFNF